From Gimesia panareensis, the proteins below share one genomic window:
- a CDS encoding CBS domain-containing protein, which yields MNITIEELMVQQVMTATPHQTAEHVRTVLSSHSGSCIPVVDSDGEPVGIVSASDFLEDHPAGTPVSQFMTQKVYTIPQYADPSLAARIMRNHKIHHVVVTHEKKVVGIISSFDLLKLVEEHRFVMKNAPDTPKSRKK from the coding sequence ATGAATATCACAATCGAAGAGTTAATGGTTCAACAGGTGATGACTGCGACGCCTCACCAGACAGCTGAGCACGTTCGCACAGTTCTGAGCAGCCACTCCGGCAGCTGTATTCCGGTCGTTGATTCTGATGGTGAACCGGTTGGAATCGTTTCTGCTTCTGATTTTCTGGAAGACCACCCTGCAGGAACACCTGTCAGTCAATTCATGACCCAGAAAGTTTACACCATTCCCCAATACGCTGATCCTTCTCTAGCGGCCCGTATTATGAGAAATCATAAAATCCATCACGTTGTGGTGACTCATGAAAAAAAAGTGGTGGGCATCATCAGCTCGTTCGATCTGCTCAAGCTGGTGGAAGAACACCGGTTTGTTATGAAAAACGCACCGGATACTCCCAAGTCTCGCAAAAAATAG
- a CDS encoding Mov34/MPN/PAD-1 family protein produces the protein MTAPDIQQLQQESLSESRFPANAASDFRLYIDPAVHQGIQEHASRDTEVEICGVLVGEWLRDEHGPYAKVSQYIRCNQAASKFAEVTFTHESWSQINGEMDSKYADLRIIGWYHSHPDFGIFLSDRDVFIQENFFSGPGQVAYVVDPVRKLEGVFEWKSGKPVLMNHYWVGDDIWSITASEKPSGSSAQQASADPAAGRGYEDKAPPMRGSVQIVMGLCLFLIGYLLAGTKSRWEQEMIVTGVVDHYGTHKLMKVGFEDHLRQVNQQLVEVNKLFRTLPLAVPEDANAQQIAEAKKKQVYVANALTLCSQALLNIEKQYGLTDQERQALSRYIKRKQRELRNPQTADSPAEKNEGASQSDAPAASSESKTEIPASETKTEKPPAGESKSLKSQDE, from the coding sequence ATGACCGCTCCTGATATACAACAGCTGCAGCAGGAATCGCTGTCCGAAAGCAGGTTCCCCGCCAATGCCGCTTCCGATTTTCGCCTGTATATCGATCCCGCAGTACATCAGGGAATCCAGGAACATGCCTCCCGGGATACCGAGGTGGAAATCTGTGGCGTCCTGGTGGGAGAGTGGCTCCGTGACGAGCATGGTCCCTACGCCAAGGTCAGCCAGTACATTCGCTGCAATCAGGCGGCCAGTAAATTCGCTGAAGTGACCTTCACTCACGAATCATGGTCGCAGATCAACGGTGAAATGGATTCGAAGTATGCGGATCTGAGGATCATTGGCTGGTACCATTCACACCCCGACTTCGGAATCTTCCTGTCTGACCGTGATGTCTTCATCCAGGAAAACTTTTTCTCAGGTCCGGGACAGGTCGCTTATGTGGTCGATCCCGTTCGGAAACTGGAAGGCGTGTTCGAGTGGAAGAGCGGCAAACCCGTGCTGATGAACCATTACTGGGTGGGCGACGATATCTGGAGTATCACAGCCAGCGAAAAGCCGTCCGGCAGTTCTGCACAGCAGGCTTCCGCAGACCCGGCAGCCGGGAGAGGCTATGAAGACAAAGCGCCTCCTATGCGCGGCTCCGTGCAGATTGTCATGGGGCTCTGCCTGTTTCTGATCGGCTACCTGCTCGCTGGAACGAAATCACGCTGGGAACAGGAGATGATTGTCACCGGAGTCGTCGATCATTACGGAACGCATAAGCTGATGAAAGTCGGATTCGAAGATCATCTGCGGCAAGTCAATCAGCAACTGGTGGAAGTTAACAAACTGTTCCGGACGCTTCCCCTGGCAGTTCCGGAGGATGCCAACGCACAGCAGATCGCAGAAGCGAAAAAGAAGCAGGTCTATGTCGCAAATGCTCTCACTCTCTGCTCACAGGCACTGCTCAACATCGAAAAGCAATACGGACTGACGGATCAGGAACGCCAGGCACTTTCACGGTATATCAAACGTAAACAACGCGAGTTACGCAATCCACAGACAGCTGATTCCCCTGCAGAGAAAAATGAGGGTGCCAGTCAATCTGACGCCCCCGCTGCTTCCTCTGAATCAAAGACAGAAATTCCGGCTTCGGAGACAAAAACGGAAAAACCACCCGCCGGGGAATCAAAGTCGTTGAAATCTCAGGACGAATGA
- a CDS encoding leucine-rich repeat domain-containing protein, which produces MSESEIDRCIKEVKTTGAKTLYLSSQDLTEIPQAISELTQLTEISIDRNKIQEIPAWIERLDQLQILSIRNNELEVIPASLHQLANLRELNLNGNRISSLPDWFADYSNLEMLCLADNELTEVPDVISQLINLRYLAMNSNQLETLPEHLQTLIHLQVLSLSSNKLREIPEWIGAFRHLEDLDVSYNRLTQLPDSIGQLRNLIILEANGNQLIKLPETIGNLVNLEELELQDNQIQYLPDSIGDLKSIDVIHLTHNQISELPVSILKLKDFVMDLHGNCVETLDPEFLLEDREIYYH; this is translated from the coding sequence ATGTCAGAATCAGAAATTGATCGGTGTATCAAAGAAGTGAAAACGACTGGGGCAAAGACTCTTTACTTATCTTCCCAAGATCTGACAGAGATCCCCCAGGCAATCTCTGAATTAACGCAACTCACAGAAATTTCTATTGACCGCAATAAGATACAAGAAATTCCTGCCTGGATCGAAAGATTAGATCAGTTACAAATCCTTTCGATCAGGAACAATGAGCTGGAAGTGATCCCAGCTTCGTTACATCAACTAGCTAATCTTAGAGAGTTAAATCTGAATGGAAATCGCATCTCATCCTTGCCCGACTGGTTTGCTGATTATTCCAATTTAGAAATGTTGTGTCTTGCTGATAATGAACTGACAGAAGTTCCTGATGTTATTAGCCAGCTGATAAATCTACGTTATCTGGCGATGAACTCTAATCAGCTGGAAACATTACCCGAGCATCTGCAGACATTGATACACCTCCAGGTTCTATCCCTTTCCAGTAACAAACTGAGAGAGATACCGGAATGGATTGGAGCGTTTCGTCATTTAGAGGACCTGGATGTAAGTTATAATCGATTAACTCAGCTTCCCGACTCGATTGGACAATTACGAAATCTCATCATTCTTGAAGCAAACGGTAATCAACTCATCAAATTACCAGAGACCATTGGAAATCTTGTCAATCTGGAAGAACTTGAATTACAGGATAACCAGATTCAATATTTACCCGACTCGATTGGAGACTTGAAATCGATAGATGTGATACACTTAACTCATAATCAGATCTCAGAATTGCCAGTTTCAATTTTAAAATTGAAAGACTTCGTGATGGATCTCCATGGAAATTGTGTTGAAACTCTTGACCCGGAATTTTTGCTGGAGGATCGAGAGATCTACTATCATTAA
- a CDS encoding LamG-like jellyroll fold domain-containing protein — MLNTSKFYVGLLSCLLVTTFLQQRSAAKEPAADRSDKHVLIIGMDGTRPDALLKAKTPTFDRLIKEGAFTDDANILGDRYQKNDTISGPGWSSILTGVWADKHGVHDNNFKGKNYELFPHFFKRLKRQRPDAKTVSLVSWAPIHEHILSEADIAEVFPLPRGKQQTADLRVSGDKLNIDTRDGKWHHLLATRQKDTLKLYLDGKEIGSLSGVDLDYKLGGDFYFLGRDSRTGPTCFHGQLDDIRLWNRALTDKQIAQAASGATPDRQGLLAEYRFEDSKGTAADSSSQILDLPTNGGKDHGLQIPLTDSLRNLTHADFTVEARFRTTDKGRNILFGNYNGKAGALNLELHENNSVRVYVQPPDPRNTDALAREGMRDKTIAETAARILREDDPTAMFVYFHQTDATGHAIGFSPEVPEYITAIENIDSRVNTLLQAIQSRPNFKQEDWLTIVCTDHGGLKRSHSDGLNVPEIRRVFLIVHGPSVQPGKISQQAYLVDVTATALKHLLGEVDPNWQLDGKPVGLKTTK, encoded by the coding sequence ATGCTGAACACTTCAAAGTTTTATGTCGGTCTGCTCTCCTGTCTGCTGGTCACCACCTTTCTCCAGCAGCGTTCCGCAGCGAAAGAACCCGCCGCCGATCGCTCTGACAAACATGTCCTCATCATCGGCATGGACGGCACCCGGCCCGATGCCCTGCTGAAAGCGAAAACTCCCACCTTTGACCGGCTGATCAAGGAAGGCGCCTTCACCGACGATGCCAATATTCTGGGAGACCGCTATCAGAAGAACGATACCATCAGCGGTCCCGGCTGGTCGAGCATCCTCACCGGTGTCTGGGCCGACAAGCACGGCGTACACGACAACAACTTCAAAGGCAAAAACTACGAACTCTTCCCCCACTTTTTCAAACGCCTGAAACGACAGCGGCCCGACGCGAAAACCGTCTCGCTGGTCTCCTGGGCTCCCATTCACGAACACATTCTCTCCGAGGCCGATATCGCAGAGGTCTTCCCGCTTCCCCGGGGCAAACAACAGACCGCAGACCTCCGCGTTTCCGGCGACAAACTCAACATTGATACACGCGACGGCAAATGGCATCACCTGCTGGCCACCCGCCAGAAAGACACTCTGAAACTCTACCTCGACGGCAAAGAGATCGGCTCGCTCTCAGGAGTCGACCTCGATTATAAGCTCGGTGGCGACTTCTATTTTCTCGGCCGGGATTCCCGTACCGGTCCCACCTGCTTCCATGGACAACTGGACGACATCCGACTCTGGAACCGGGCCTTAACCGACAAACAGATCGCCCAGGCTGCCAGCGGCGCCACTCCCGATCGCCAGGGGCTCCTCGCCGAATACCGCTTTGAAGACTCAAAAGGAACCGCTGCCGACTCCAGTTCACAGATCCTCGATCTACCCACTAATGGTGGGAAAGACCACGGTTTGCAGATTCCGTTAACGGATTCCCTGCGGAATCTCACGCATGCCGACTTTACCGTCGAAGCCCGTTTCCGTACGACCGACAAGGGACGCAATATCCTCTTCGGAAATTACAACGGCAAGGCCGGTGCCCTGAATCTGGAACTGCACGAAAACAATTCGGTCCGCGTCTACGTGCAGCCTCCTGATCCCCGCAACACCGATGCCCTCGCACGGGAAGGAATGCGGGACAAAACCATCGCCGAAACTGCCGCCCGCATCCTCCGTGAAGACGATCCGACCGCCATGTTCGTCTACTTTCACCAGACCGATGCCACCGGCCACGCAATTGGCTTCAGTCCCGAGGTGCCCGAGTACATCACCGCCATTGAAAATATTGACAGCCGTGTGAACACACTGCTGCAGGCAATTCAATCTCGTCCGAATTTTAAACAGGAAGACTGGCTGACCATCGTCTGCACCGATCATGGCGGCTTGAAACGCAGTCACAGTGACGGCTTGAATGTTCCTGAAATCCGCCGCGTCTTTCTGATCGTTCACGGCCCCTCCGTTCAGCCGGGAAAGATCTCACAACAGGCCTACCTGGTCGACGTCACCGCCACTGCGCTCAAACACCTGCTGGGAGAGGTCGACCCAAACTGGCAGCTCGACGGCAAACCGGTCGGTCTCAAGACGACGAAATAA
- a CDS encoding DUF2721 domain-containing protein, with protein MTSTEFWLTPLILLPGVALLIGSTSGRFGQIHTEFHHLLDHPDAHAQMLSRNLQQRARLFRDALASLYVSVGLFSLGSLLGGVVNLWRPQSLWFVGGLIIIGIGCVVFASVQLVRESLLSLKVIDEHFERIERDCEQE; from the coding sequence ATGACGAGTACTGAATTCTGGTTAACGCCTTTGATCCTGTTGCCGGGGGTCGCGCTCCTGATTGGTTCGACTTCGGGCCGGTTTGGGCAGATTCATACCGAGTTTCACCACCTGCTGGACCACCCCGATGCGCATGCCCAGATGCTGTCGCGGAATCTGCAGCAGCGGGCCCGCCTGTTCCGCGATGCACTGGCGAGCCTGTATGTCAGCGTGGGGCTGTTTTCTTTGGGGAGTCTGCTGGGGGGCGTCGTGAATCTCTGGCGTCCGCAGTCCCTCTGGTTTGTGGGCGGGCTGATCATCATCGGCATCGGCTGCGTGGTGTTTGCCTCGGTGCAACTGGTGCGTGAATCGCTGCTGAGCCTCAAGGTGATCGACGAACACTTCGAGCGGATCGAACGGGATTGTGAGCAGGAATGA
- a CDS encoding tetratricopeptide repeat protein translates to MQAKAGKQAASLKLIDQAKILLKNYHDYVSVIGKLAEAYAYAGNLEEGSRWFKLLKENHKDSLPFMLTDVALGYATAKKYEMAFQLVKQHPDSSELGKTIHSVGMLLLSRGDIERALELHSIPDEKWWQDDLLFELVKWSIKQQQPEKALKYAGQFDPDSTRLRVQSLLKIAELHQTLNQPLEAEKLSQQAHELIEAARNDHKLFAELQTDWAADQLRHKNVKAAQGSLQAALKAARQINYTKSFSGDFYHPLQDIFRGQVQAGDIPGAKETLSFALEVLPQMKKAHGGFPVYISNLKPDIVACYVEIGDLKSALKITNAEKYNDSCFSKIGETLGRKGDFTTALEWCQQSVPDAMKANVLISIARGAINAGKCDCDDPFQRIWDHAPWAI, encoded by the coding sequence TTGCAGGCAAAAGCAGGCAAGCAGGCTGCCTCTCTGAAACTGATAGACCAGGCTAAAATTCTCTTGAAGAATTATCATGATTATGTTTCTGTCATCGGAAAGTTAGCAGAAGCGTATGCTTACGCAGGTAATCTGGAAGAAGGGTCCCGATGGTTCAAGTTGCTCAAAGAAAACCATAAAGACTCACTCCCGTTTATGCTGACAGATGTCGCTCTGGGTTATGCCACTGCGAAAAAATATGAAATGGCGTTTCAACTTGTAAAACAGCATCCGGATTCATCTGAATTAGGAAAAACGATCCATAGTGTTGGTATGCTTTTGCTCTCAAGAGGAGACATAGAAAGAGCATTAGAATTGCATTCAATCCCGGATGAGAAATGGTGGCAAGACGATTTACTGTTTGAGCTGGTGAAATGGAGCATCAAACAACAACAGCCTGAAAAAGCTTTGAAGTATGCGGGCCAATTCGATCCTGATTCGACACGTCTCCGCGTACAGTCGTTACTGAAAATCGCTGAATTACATCAAACGCTGAACCAGCCTCTGGAAGCCGAAAAACTATCGCAACAGGCACACGAACTCATCGAAGCCGCCAGGAATGATCATAAATTATTCGCCGAATTGCAGACGGACTGGGCCGCGGATCAGCTACGACACAAAAATGTCAAAGCCGCACAGGGCAGCCTGCAGGCTGCTCTGAAAGCCGCCAGGCAGATCAATTATACCAAATCATTTTCGGGAGATTTTTATCACCCTTTGCAGGATATCTTTCGGGGACAGGTTCAGGCAGGAGACATTCCCGGTGCGAAAGAGACACTGTCGTTCGCACTGGAGGTATTACCCCAGATGAAAAAAGCCCACGGAGGATTTCCTGTTTACATTTCAAATCTGAAGCCTGACATCGTGGCGTGTTACGTAGAAATCGGTGATTTAAAATCGGCTTTGAAAATAACGAATGCAGAAAAGTATAACGATTCCTGCTTTTCTAAGATCGGAGAAACGCTGGGGCGTAAGGGAGATTTTACAACCGCCCTGGAGTGGTGCCAGCAGTCTGTGCCGGATGCGATGAAAGCAAATGTGTTGATCTCCATAGCCAGGGGAGCGATCAACGCTGGAAAGTGCGACTGCGATGATCCCTTTCAAAGAATCTGGGATCATGCTCCGTGGGCAATATAG
- a CDS encoding EsaB/YukD family protein, producing the protein MSDIKIEVWDATGNKRQVVEVPSDAEVDRLISVLISRMNLPSHSPDGQLMSYKFHHKSSGRQLLHSDTLESAHVKEGDILRLQPEITAGALS; encoded by the coding sequence ATGAGTGACATCAAAATTGAAGTCTGGGATGCCACCGGCAATAAACGTCAGGTGGTCGAAGTTCCCAGCGATGCCGAAGTGGACCGCTTGATCTCGGTTCTCATCTCTCGAATGAATCTTCCCAGCCACAGCCCGGATGGACAGCTCATGAGCTACAAGTTCCACCACAAGAGTTCCGGTCGCCAGCTGTTACATTCCGACACACTGGAATCAGCCCACGTGAAAGAGGGCGATATTCTCAGACTGCAGCCGGAAATCACAGCAGGCGCCCTGTCCTAG
- a CDS encoding sulfatase-like hydrolase/transferase: MLRSLLSLIVLLLLVSPAWSAELTKPNILFIMVDDLGKEWVSCYGAEDIKTPAIDGLAATGMKFNNAWCMPQCTPTRVTLLTGQYPFRHGWTNHWDVPRWGAGAHFDPKLNTTYANVLRKAGYKTCAAGKWQIDDFRVEPNAMDEAGFDDWCMWTGYEAQNPPSAERYWNPYINIKGKGSKTYAGQFGPDIYCDYLIDFIGKHKDERMLLYYPMVLTHSPLTTTPDNRDETDKRRLFAGMVRYTDKLVGKLVAALDEAGIREKTIIVFTTDNGTGGQRNQRLGHLVRGGKTKMSEQNGTAMPFIVNCPGTVPEGVTTDALVDFTDILPTFAELGGGTLPAGRVVDGKSFASLILGQTRKGSREWILSMGGGPATLRNGRVQPALEYDDRVIRDKDYKLWINAQGKPIKLFKISGDQWEERNLIDSNDPDAKAALKRLTAIAAGFPAKDGAPRYEKNPPQKWDQKPGIPGGGKKKR; encoded by the coding sequence ATGTTGCGTTCGCTGCTGTCTCTGATTGTGTTGCTGCTGCTGGTCTCGCCCGCCTGGTCGGCGGAACTCACGAAGCCGAATATCCTGTTTATCATGGTGGATGACCTGGGTAAGGAGTGGGTCAGCTGTTATGGTGCGGAAGATATCAAGACGCCGGCCATTGATGGGCTGGCGGCGACCGGGATGAAGTTCAACAATGCGTGGTGCATGCCGCAATGTACGCCGACACGGGTGACGCTGCTGACGGGCCAGTATCCGTTTCGGCATGGCTGGACGAATCACTGGGATGTCCCCCGCTGGGGCGCGGGGGCTCATTTCGACCCGAAGCTGAACACGACCTATGCCAACGTGCTGCGGAAAGCGGGTTACAAAACGTGTGCCGCTGGGAAGTGGCAGATCGATGACTTCCGCGTGGAACCCAACGCAATGGACGAGGCGGGCTTTGATGACTGGTGCATGTGGACGGGCTACGAGGCGCAGAACCCGCCGAGTGCCGAGCGGTACTGGAACCCGTATATCAACATCAAGGGAAAAGGGAGCAAGACCTACGCCGGTCAGTTCGGTCCGGATATTTACTGCGATTACCTGATCGACTTCATCGGCAAGCACAAAGACGAACGAATGCTGCTGTATTACCCGATGGTGCTGACGCACAGTCCTTTGACCACCACGCCCGATAACAGAGACGAAACCGACAAGCGGCGTCTGTTTGCCGGGATGGTGCGTTACACGGACAAGCTGGTCGGCAAACTGGTGGCAGCACTGGACGAAGCAGGAATTCGCGAGAAGACGATCATCGTCTTCACGACCGACAACGGGACCGGCGGCCAGCGGAACCAGCGTCTGGGTCATCTGGTGCGTGGCGGCAAGACGAAGATGTCGGAACAGAACGGCACCGCGATGCCGTTTATTGTGAACTGCCCGGGCACGGTTCCGGAAGGGGTGACCACCGATGCCCTGGTCGATTTCACAGACATTCTGCCCACGTTTGCGGAACTGGGAGGCGGCACGCTGCCGGCAGGTCGCGTGGTGGATGGGAAGTCATTCGCATCGCTGATCCTGGGGCAAACCCGGAAGGGGTCGCGGGAATGGATTCTGTCGATGGGAGGTGGACCGGCGACGCTGCGAAACGGACGTGTGCAGCCGGCACTGGAGTATGACGACCGTGTGATCCGCGACAAAGATTATAAGCTGTGGATCAATGCGCAGGGGAAGCCGATCAAGCTGTTTAAGATTAGCGGGGACCAGTGGGAAGAGCGAAACCTGATTGATTCAAACGATCCGGACGCCAAAGCGGCTTTGAAACGACTGACTGCGATTGCAGCCGGGTTTCCGGCGAAAGACGGGGCACCGCGCTACGAGAAGAACCCGCCGCAAAAGTGGGATCAGAAACCGGGAATTCCGGGGGGTGGGAAAAAGAAGCGGTAG
- a CDS encoding HesA/MoeB/ThiF family protein: MNDVLKLNDIDQPDDRFSRFQLIGWWDQEKLSASKALVIGAGAIGNELIKNLALLGVGHLFVADLDDIENSNLSRSVLYREADCGRSKAEVAAERARTIYPDMQTHFFHGNIVYDLGLGVYRWADVILGGLDNREARVAINQSAARVGKPWIDGAIERLDGVARVFNAATGPCYECTMNEVDWKMLESRRSCALLTRDEMEQGKVPTTPTTSSVIAGIQVQEAVKMIHGLESLEGQGFVFDGTYHQSYLVNYSRLEDCPVHEACEPVIELSEGSDIQAGAFLERIQSELGPDAVVDFNQDLIQSFTCHSCQETEPYFASLGQVTERNALCPACGELRAPDFYHSLQAQSDFLDRTLHELGVPRWDILTGRKGMEQKFYELSGDRQQVLGALESGNQNS, translated from the coding sequence ATGAACGATGTTTTGAAGTTGAATGATATCGACCAGCCTGACGATCGCTTTTCCCGATTCCAGCTGATCGGGTGGTGGGATCAGGAAAAACTGTCTGCTTCGAAGGCCCTGGTCATTGGTGCGGGGGCCATCGGCAATGAACTGATTAAAAACCTGGCCTTGCTCGGCGTGGGACATCTGTTTGTAGCCGACCTGGATGACATTGAGAACTCGAATCTTTCACGCTCGGTACTGTATCGTGAAGCAGATTGTGGACGCAGCAAAGCAGAAGTGGCAGCCGAACGGGCACGCACAATCTACCCGGACATGCAGACGCACTTTTTTCACGGAAACATCGTTTACGATCTGGGGCTGGGCGTGTACCGCTGGGCCGATGTCATCCTGGGAGGTCTGGACAATCGCGAAGCCCGGGTGGCCATCAATCAGAGTGCGGCTCGAGTGGGGAAGCCGTGGATCGACGGTGCCATCGAACGACTGGACGGTGTAGCCCGTGTTTTCAATGCAGCGACGGGCCCCTGCTATGAATGCACGATGAATGAAGTCGACTGGAAAATGCTCGAGTCACGCCGCAGCTGTGCCTTGCTGACGCGGGATGAAATGGAGCAGGGAAAAGTTCCCACCACACCGACAACCTCCTCTGTAATTGCCGGCATTCAGGTTCAGGAAGCCGTCAAGATGATCCACGGCCTGGAAAGCCTGGAAGGGCAGGGATTCGTCTTTGACGGCACGTATCACCAGAGCTACCTGGTGAATTACTCCCGACTGGAAGATTGTCCGGTTCACGAAGCCTGCGAGCCGGTGATTGAACTGTCGGAAGGCAGTGACATCCAGGCCGGCGCATTCCTGGAACGGATTCAGTCGGAACTGGGGCCGGACGCGGTCGTGGATTTCAATCAGGATCTGATTCAGTCCTTTACCTGTCACTCCTGCCAGGAAACAGAACCTTATTTCGCTTCCCTGGGACAGGTGACCGAGCGCAACGCACTCTGCCCCGCTTGCGGGGAACTGCGGGCGCCCGATTTTTATCATTCGCTGCAGGCACAGTCAGACTTTCTGGATCGAACGTTACACGAACTGGGCGTCCCCCGCTGGGACATTCTGACCGGCCGCAAAGGCATGGAACAGAAATTTTACGAATTATCCGGAGACCGCCAGCAGGTACTGGGGGCTCTCGAATCAGGGAATCAGAACTCATGA
- a CDS encoding amidohydrolase family protein encodes MWNPKVSRRGFLFAAGAACCSAALPVQGAAAPAQDAKKYKKLDCHLHINHMGRSIEDTIKHMDNTGTDKAFILPLETGEGGVTLRTETVLHAFYKYPERLIPFCQTDIRQPDVIERIRAYHLLGCRGIGEQKEHLPLNDKRVEAVIAECNDLNWPITIHFQDDKKGFNQGIETHLEPYLKKYPRVRIIGHAQSFWSHISADVPSPDKTLYPRGPVKPGGLLDHLLSNYPNLYADMSAGSGFNALSRDEDFTAGFIERHPKQMLFGSDCPCKDGRGGGFKGVCYSTRLQDFLVRIVQDEAVLEDIFYNNAERALNGTA; translated from the coding sequence ATGTGGAATCCGAAAGTATCGAGACGTGGTTTTCTGTTCGCAGCGGGAGCGGCCTGCTGCAGTGCCGCATTGCCTGTGCAGGGGGCGGCAGCGCCGGCGCAGGACGCGAAGAAATATAAGAAGCTGGATTGTCACCTGCACATCAATCACATGGGACGCTCGATTGAAGATACGATCAAGCACATGGATAACACGGGGACAGACAAGGCGTTCATCCTGCCTTTAGAAACCGGCGAAGGGGGTGTGACGCTGCGGACCGAGACGGTGCTGCATGCGTTCTACAAATACCCGGAGCGTCTGATTCCGTTCTGCCAGACCGACATTCGCCAGCCGGACGTGATTGAGCGGATTCGCGCCTATCACCTCCTGGGCTGCCGGGGGATCGGGGAACAGAAAGAACATCTGCCTTTGAACGACAAACGGGTGGAAGCGGTGATTGCGGAGTGCAACGACCTCAACTGGCCGATCACGATTCACTTCCAGGATGACAAGAAGGGGTTCAACCAGGGCATCGAAACACATCTGGAACCGTACCTGAAGAAATACCCGCGGGTGCGGATCATCGGGCATGCACAGTCTTTCTGGTCGCACATCAGTGCGGACGTGCCCTCGCCTGACAAAACGCTCTATCCGCGAGGGCCGGTCAAGCCGGGCGGTCTGCTGGATCATCTGCTGAGCAACTATCCCAACCTGTATGCGGACATGTCAGCGGGGAGCGGGTTCAATGCCCTCTCGCGGGATGAAGATTTCACCGCGGGTTTCATCGAACGGCACCCGAAGCAGATGCTGTTCGGCAGCGACTGTCCCTGTAAAGATGGTCGCGGCGGCGGTTTCAAGGGCGTCTGTTACAGCACGCGTCTGCAGGATTTTCTGGTGCGGATCGTGCAAGATGAAGCGGTGCTGGAGGACATCTTTTACAACAATGCCGAACGTGCTTTGAACGGGACTGCGTGA